The DNA window CCAGCGCCGGGGAATCACCGCGGTCATCGCCCCGAGGACCGCGAGGGCACCGTAACTCATGCCGACGTCACTGGCCCGGGTGACCGACAACGGCAGCCAGCGCAGTTCGACGGCCGCGGCAAGCGCGGCGGCGACCAGCAGCGTCGCACCGATATGGCCCACCACGAACGCCACGACCAGCCGGATGGTGCGCAGGTGCAGTTCGGCCAGCACGAGCATGCACGTCAGGAAGGGCAGCCAGAAATACAGCGGACCCGCATCGACGACCAACGCGCTGCCGAGCAGGGTGCCCAGGTGCCCGTGGGCCAGATTGTGCAGGTTGGTGCTGGCGCGCTGAATGATGATGTCGCGCGCCTGGGGGCCCAGAACGATCAGCGCGGAACTGACGGTCAGCAGCACTCCCACGTAGCCGATGGTGAACCGGATCCGGCCGAGCCGGGACAAGATGCCGTAGATCATCGACACCTACTATGCCTGTGATTCGGCTTCGTCGCTGTCATCGGAGACTGC is part of the Mycobacterium sp. HUMS_12744610 genome and encodes:
- a CDS encoding rhomboid-like protein; the encoded protein is MIYGILSRLGRIRFTIGYVGVLLTVSSALIVLGPQARDIIIQRASTNLHNLAHGHLGTLLGSALVVDAGPLYFWLPFLTCMLVLAELHLRTIRLVVAFVVGHIGATLLVAAALAAAVELRWLPLSVTRASDVGMSYGALAVLGAMTAVIPRRWRMAWIGWWVAAGIASAIVGGDFTDAGHTVAVILGVLVSSRFRQPIYWTPLRRMMLVASTGFGFLLLAHHWATMAAAPVFGVLGAVLAYKLDQMVTARRAVLVPAADVPQPVASG